The nucleotide sequence GCTGGGCTTGACCGCGTGATGGCGGGCACTGTCGACAAGTTCCAGGGCCGTCAGGCTGCTGTCACTGTTGTGTCGATGACCGCGTCCGCTATCGAAGACGTGCCCCGTGGGATGAGCTTCTTGCTCAACCGGAATCGGCTTAACGTCGCCATTTCACGCGGGCAGTGGCTCGCGATGATTGTGCGGTCCCCAACGCTCACCGAGTTCATGCCGACCACCCCGCACGGGCTCGAAGAACTCGGAGCTTTTCTTACCGTGTGCGAGGCGGGCGAACTCTCGCGCTAGTGCCAGTAGTGTGCGACATCGATGACAACCCGGCTGTGATAGTCGCCAGGGCCGTCGAGGGTGAAGACGCGGAACGGCAGGCGAGCGCGGACGCCGACCCCGAATGTCGTCTGGCCTTCAAATGATCCAGCCCATGCAACCTGCCGGAATGTCTGGTAGCCGTTGACGTTGACCAGCTCACGATAATTGGCAGGTCTATAGGTCTGGTTGCCATGCCGGTCATACGCGGGCGCCTGAACGATGAATTGGAGGTATGCGCCTCCGCGTAGCGGCACCGGGTGTCCTGAGCCATCATGTCGCACAGTGTCTACGTACTCCGCGTAGTAACCCGTCACCGGCCCGGCAATATCAACTACGAGCCGATCGAAGCAATCGTGCCGCCCTGAGCGGACATTCACCACTGATGCCGTCGTCATCTGCATCTGCGACTTGTTCAGAGAACCCCATGTGATCCCGCAATACGGAGAAGGTGTCGCAGAAGCGGTCGACGCTGGCACCACGGCCAGTGCACCGGCTATAAGAACCGATCCCGCCAGGGTCGAGAATGTTTTCTTCATCACACACCACCTAAAAACGCTGTTTCCGACCCTCCTCTTATGGTATAGGCGCGCGACGGGGTGCCACACAATCCTTATGTGACCGTAATGTTCCCGTGGCCAAAACGTCAGATACTGGCCGGTACGGCATTAACCAGGATGAGCGCAAAACGGTTCATCGGATCGCGCCAGTCAGTAACCCGCGAGAAGCCCGCAACTTCAAGTTCAGCCAAAAAGGACCCGAGATCGAATTTCGCAGATATTTCTGTCCGGATCTCTTCACCTTCAGCGAGGTGAAGCGAAAGCTCCGCGCGTTTCACCTCGACCGTCATGGCTTCGACAGCGCGCAAACGCATTTCAATCCATGAGTTGGCCCGGTCCCAGACAGCGACGTGCCGGAATTTATCAACCGGAAAGTCGGCCCCGAGTTCGCGATTAAGCACGTCGAGGACATTCCTGTTAAAACGGGCCGTTACGCCCTCTGCATCGTCGTAAGCCGCAATCATGTCGGTTTCCTCTGCAATGAGGCCCACACCGACGAGCAGATGTTCTCCAGGCTTGAGTTTCTGCCTCACTGCAGCAAAGAAATGTGCGCGCTCTTCGGGTACCAGGTTTCCGATCGTGCCGCCAAGGAAGGCGAGCAGGCTGTCCGGATAGTGCGGCAGGGAACGTAATCCGTCCCGGAAATCGCCCGCCGAAAAGTCACTCACGACGCCGTGCAGATCAAGCGTTGGGTAGCGATCGGCGATGTCGTTCATCGCACCGAGAAGCGCACTTTCGGAAACGTCCTGGGCCACGTACGTCGTGAGTGTTCCGGCTGCTAGGAGAGCATCGATCAGTAGCTGTGTCTTCTCCGACGAACCTGAACCCAGTTCGACGAGAGTCTCCGCGTGCGTGAGCGACGCTATCTCGGAAGCGCACTCACGCAATAGAGCCCGTTCCGTACGTGTGGGGTAGTACTCGGGTAGTCGGGTGATCGCCTCGAACAGCTCGCTTCCCGCGGCGTCATAGAACCATTTGGGTGGCAGCGAGCGCGGCCGCTGTGAAAGGCCCTGCTGCACATCAGAGATCAGCGACTCCTCCCGGTTGATGGGGTCGACGTGCATATCGATGCGATGCGGCTTGGTCATAGCTCCTACTGGCGGTTTAGTGGCGTGATGCGGAGGCGTCCGGGTTCGGCGACGATGAGTTGTCCGTCTTTGACGTGTCGCCAGCCTTTGTCATCAGTGGTGGGTTCACTTGCGACAAGCACAACGTCGTCAGTGAGCAGAACGGAAAGCGAGTGAACGCACGTGGTCGCAATGATCTGCGAGCCATTGCTGAGCAGGAAGTTCAATCGGGAGCCGGGCGCGCTCTCGCGAGTCCTGTTCGTGAGTTCCGCGACAGCGGCTGCCCACTCGCCAGTGCTGGCGTCCTTTGCGCACCGGTGACGGAGCAGTGCCCAGAGAACAGCGGAGTCGGTGGGGGCTTCCAATGTCATCAGGTCGGTGACTGGGAGAGTCCGGGCCGGCTCGGCTAGCGAGTCCGGCCACCCCGCGACAAACCCGTTATGACTGAAGGCCCAAGGACCGTAGATAAACGGGGCGCACGCAGTTTCCACGACGGGCATGCCGATTGTGGCGCTTCGGACGGCAGCCAGAATGGCGTTTCCGCCGACAGCGCTGAGCGTTTCACAACCTGACGCGTCAGCCCAGATTGGCGTGACGGACCGGTACCTGTGCAGGGCTGACTTGTCCCACCATGCAGCCCCGTAGCCGTCCGCGTTGATGACGCCGCCGCGCCGCATATCCCGGGGCTGGAAGGACTGTTGGAGCAACGAGTGCTCACCCTCGGTGAGTAAGTCACGCACAGACACTTGAGGTCCGAGATAGGCGAGGTGACGGCACATAGTCAGCTGTTCTCGCCCTGCTCCGCGTCACGTGCAAGCCGGAAGCCCGCGAAAATCTGCCGCCGGACTGGATAGTCCCAGTTGCGGAAAGTCCCCCGGACCGCGACCTCATCGGTGCCGAACGAACCGCCACGTAAAACACGGTGGTCAGTGCCGAAGAAGACTTCCGAGTATTCGGCGTACGGGAAATAGCGGAAACCTGGGTATCCGCGAAATGGGGTGGAGGTCCATTCCCACACATCCCCGATCAACTGGTGGACGCCAAGTGGGGACGCACCGGCGGGATAAGCGCCGACGGCTGCGGGCTGGAGGTGCCGCTGTCCGAGGTTCGCGCGTTCCGCAGACGGTGCTTCGTCGCCCCACGGGTAACGGCGAGAACGGCCAGTTGCGGGGTCCCAGCGGGCCGCCTTCTCCCATTCCGCCTCTGTGGGCAGCCTCTTGCCTGCCCACCGTGCGAATGCCTCAGCCTCATGGAACGACACGTGCACCACCGGTTCATCGAACTGAACCTTCTCGACGAGACCGAAGCGGCGCCGCCACCAGACGCCGGCGCTATCTTGCCGCCAGAAAAGCGGCGCTGTCAGGTCGCTCGCCTTGCGGTGTGCCCATCCCGCCTCGGACCACAATGCGGGGCGGGAGTAGCCGCCGTCCCCGATGAACTCGATGTACTCGCCGTTGGTGACCGGTGCGCGCGCGATCGCGAACGCATCGACATGAACCCTATGTGCGGGGCGTTCATTGTCCAGCGCCCACGGATCACTGCTAGTGCCCATTTCGAACGGGCCGGCAGGGACAACTGCCTCACCGCCCACCGCTGCCGATTTGGGTGGCGGCGGAGCAGCATGGAGTGCTGCACTGCCGCGCCGAAGCTGATGGGTGGCGAGCATCGTTTCGTCATGCTGCTGTTCATGCTGGGCGATCATCGCGAAAGCGAAGCCATGATCACTCAACGGTGTGCCATACAGCGGCGTCCGGTCGAGGACATCGAGAACTTTGTCGCGCACCGACTTCACGTATCCGCGAGCTTCTGAGGGGCTGAGCAGAGGCAATTGGGTCCGGCTTGCCCGGGGATGCTGGAATGCGTCGTAGAGTTCGTCAATGTCTTTCCGGACCGGTTCCCGCCCTCCGAGGTCACGCACGAGCCACAGCTCTTCCTGGTTGCCGATATGGGCGAGATCCCATACGAGCGGGCTCATCAACGGAGAGTGCTGCGCACAGAGTTCATCGTCACTCACAGCCTCGGTGAGCAGACTCGTTCGCGTACGCGCACGGTCGAGGACCATCGCGATATCGGTGCGCAATTCTTCTGTGGTCATAGTTCTCCTCGTTGCGGCGTGCGTACCGTCGGCGCGGTCGCCATAGAGAGCCGCTGTTTGTAGCCGTGGTATTCCGAGATGAGGTCAGAGAGGACGGGGGTCGCCGCGCAACTGGCCGCAAGGGTGAGGAGTTCCTCGGCGGTCGAGCGGAGCTCCGGGTGCCGCATACCGAACCGGGCTGCCTCATGCCATAGGTGCGAGGTTCCAGCGACAATTTCACGGCATGCGCTGACGGTGGATGCAGACTGGGCAAGCGTGCTCACTACAGCGACTGCGGCCCGCCATTGACTGCCCGGTTGTTGATCGAGGTAGCGAACCTCAAAGTAGCCGCGAGGACGAACAGGGGGGAAGAGCGTGCTGAGGTGGTAGAGCACATCGTCAGCAGTGGGATACAGGGTGGGGAGCATACCCAGCTCGTTGGAGTTCCCGCCCGTATCGATCCAGTCCCCGAGTGTGAGGCCGGGAGGTGCATCCCAGCAGTCGCCATTGCGGCGTACACACATCAGCGGCACCGTCAGCGCCCAGCGGGCATATTCGTCCGTGGCACCGCATCCGGCGGGCAGGGCGGTTCGTTGCGGATCGAGCGCGAACCAGGACCGCATGCGTTGCGACTCCCAGCGGCCGGGCATCCCCCCAGCGACTCGGGGAGACGACGCGAACGCTGCAAGGAGCGCAGGTCCAGCTTCGTTCAGCATCGACCACCGCTGTGCTGCGTCCTCCATTGACGTCCCGGCGGAAACACACACTTGCGCTGCTGCCGTGTTCGTCATCATCACGCGGCCTGCAGGGCCGTGGCGATCGAACGCTCTCTCCATAGCCCGGTAGCGCGGTGCATCGAGAATCCGCCGCGGGGCTCGGACGGTGTCGGCGGCGGCGCTGACGAGTTCGAGCGACTCATGCGCGAGACATGCCCGCAGCACCGTTGAATCGGTGGTGAGCGCGTCGATAACCGCGGACGCAGACGGTGCTGGTGCGCTCGACAGTTCAACCTGCCCGCCTGGTTCGAGGGTTAACGTGGACCCGCAGGGAAACGGAGCGGAACGTCCGTTGCCGTTGGGCGCGTAGACGCCGAGTGCACGGGAGATTTCTCCGACGGAAACACGATGGGCTGGAAGCGAGTTACGAACCACAAGCCATTCGAGTTCAGCGCCGACAGTGAAGTCCGCTGCAGGCGTGATTGTGTGCTCGCTGATGAGGCGGATCGCTTCGTCAGGTGAACGAATCCAGGAGTTAACAACACCGGGGTGCATCACGCCACAACGTTACCGGTGTGACGTGATCTTCGCCCGTAATCTCAGTTGTCGATCCGCTCGAATGATTCCGTGTCAGCTGACCAGCGGTAATACTCTGTTGAAACCTGGCCTGCTTCTTCAGCGACGGCGGGGAGGTCAATATCAATCATCGCCACTGCGACGTCCCCATGCCATACCGTGAAATCGATTGGGCGCTCGGTCCATGTTGCGGGATTTACGACAACGCCGACCGGCTCGATTCCCTCATCCCCTTCACTGAAGGCCACGAGAGCGCCGGTGTAGTGCGCGTCGCGCGGGCCGCAGTCGAGAAGAACGAGCGCCTCATCGTTGCCGTCTCCGGTGACGTCGCCATACTTGATGACTCCGTCGAAGGCGAACCGGTAGACCTGCGTATCGGTTTCGGCTTTTCCGTCCTCAAATGTCACGGTTGCCTCATCTGGGCAGCCGTTGATCGCGGGCACAGTTAGTGTCGCGTTGAGCCAGTCCGTTGCGGGCGGCGTGGATTCTTCATCGGAGGTCTGGTCCTGAAGCGCCTCAGCTTCGTCCTCGGTGGCTTCGGCGGTTTCCGGAGCCTCGTCAAGCGCATCGACTGTGCCGACGGCCTCTTCTTGATCTGTGACATCGGCTTGCGCTGGCTCTACTGCGGCGTCGAAAGTTCCGGCGGGAATCTCAGTGCCGAGGACGGGGCCCGGTTCCGGCTCAGCTGCGGCGGTTGCGCCGCCAAGTGCAAGGACCACTCCAGCGGAACCGACTGTTGCGACGATGCGGCGAGACCAAATGTGACGGTGCATGACCCACCTCTGTATTGGGGCGACTTCAGGGAACACCGCCGACACTAGAAACTCAGCGGCACAACAGAAAGCGGCGCAACGCGTATTTGCCAAAACGTGTTCTTCGCGAAATGAGACTGATGCGGGAGGGGATTGGCGGGTCGTGTTCCGTCGTCATGTCACACTATTTTTATGGTGCAGCTCAGATTAGTGGGAAATGCCGACGCTGACGCGTTGTTGTCCTCTGACCCCCTCGCGCTTCTCATAGGGATGCTGCTTGACCAGCAGATCCCTATGGAGACGGCTTTCGCGGGCCCGAAGAAGCTAGCTGAACGACTGGCGACGTTCGATGCGGCGACAATAACCGCGATGGATCCGGACGAATTCGCGGCGCTGTGCGCGCAGCCCCCGGCGGTGCATCGATTCCCGGGTGCGATGGCGAAGCGAATTCAGGCGCTGTGCCAGCACCTGGAAGAGAATTATGACGGGAAGGCGGATGCGGTCTGGACCCAGGGCAGCCCAGATGGCCGCGAGATCCTCAAACGGCTCAAGACACTCCCCGGTTACGGCGACCAGAAGGCCCGGATCTTCCTCGCGCTGCTCGGAAAGCAGCTGAAGATCGACGCCACGGGATGGCGCGAGGCGGCGGGAGATTATGGGCAGGACGGTGCGCGGCGGTCGATCGCGGATGTCGTGGATGACCAGACGCTCCAGGAGGTGCGCGACTTCAAGCGGCAGATGAAAGCAGCGAAGAAGAAGTAGCTGGCGTCCTTTCCCTCATCCCGCGGACCCGAGCACGGATGCGGGACTCTGTTTGGCGCGGCATGCTGCCCGGTCCGTAAAGCCCGCGACCCCTTCGGCGCACCCTGCCCTTGCCGACCTCCCACCTGAGCGCATCCGAAATACTCTTCGAGGTTCGTCCGCGCGTCGTGAATCCCTGGAAATGCAGTGACTTCGCTAGCTCGCTCACCGTCATTTGCCCGAATCTCAGCAGGGTCCACGTCAGCACATATCGCAGTTCGATTCCGCCGACTATTCGTAGGTTGTTGCTTGTCACGGCCATAGTCTTGCACCGGGGTCTGACACGTTTTGGTGCGTCGGCGAGCCGGGACTCAGAGCCGATTACTGCTGGCCCACCTCTGAGCGACAACCAAGGCGACGTTCGTGGCTGCTTGAAGCAGGAGTCAACGCGCAACGCGTCAAATGTCGCTCAGAGGTGGGCGAACGGATAGGGGCTTTCGCTGGCGCCAGCAGTCCGAAAACGCAACACGGTCCCGAGCCTTGAAGGCCCGGGACCGCACTGACATTCCGAAATATTAGGTTGTCGCTCCAGCCTCAGTCGCAGGTGCGCCGTACCTGGTCAGGTACTTTTCCCGCTTGCTCGGCTGGATGTTCGCTTTGGTGATGTCGCCGTCGTAATGGGCGAGAACTCGCTTGTCCATTACGCGCCGCCAGATGGGCGGGAAGTATGCAAGGACGATCATACTGGCATACCCGCTGGGCAGGTTCGGTGCACCGTCCCAGCTCCGCAGGATCTGGTAGCGCCGCGTCGGATAGGCGTGGTGGTCGCTGTGACGCTGCAGATGGTACAGAAACACGTTCGTGCACATGTGGTCGCTGTTCCAGGAGTGCTGCGGTGTGCAGCGTTCGTATCGCCCGCTCGGCAGCTTCTGGCGGCGCAGACCGTAGTGCTCGAGGTAGTTGACGACCTCCAGCAGTGAGAAACCAAGAACTGCCTGCAATACGAGGTATGGCAAGAGCTCCCAGCCGAAGAGTGCGAGGACAACTCCGAAGAGCGCGACCGACATCAGCCATGCGTTGAGCACGTCGTTCTTGATGGTCCAATGCGACTTGCCCATACGCTG is from Hoyosella subflava DQS3-9A1 and encodes:
- a CDS encoding AMIN-like domain-containing (lipo)protein; translation: MKKTFSTLAGSVLIAGALAVVPASTASATPSPYCGITWGSLNKSQMQMTTASVVNVRSGRHDCFDRLVVDIAGPVTGYYAEYVDTVRHDGSGHPVPLRGGAYLQFIVQAPAYDRHGNQTYRPANYRELVNVNGYQTFRQVAWAGSFEGQTTFGVGVRARLPFRVFTLDGPGDYHSRVVIDVAHYWH
- the egtD gene encoding L-histidine N(alpha)-methyltransferase, whose protein sequence is MTKPHRIDMHVDPINREESLISDVQQGLSQRPRSLPPKWFYDAAGSELFEAITRLPEYYPTRTERALLRECASEIASLTHAETLVELGSGSSEKTQLLIDALLAAGTLTTYVAQDVSESALLGAMNDIADRYPTLDLHGVVSDFSAGDFRDGLRSLPHYPDSLLAFLGGTIGNLVPEERAHFFAAVRQKLKPGEHLLVGVGLIAEETDMIAAYDDAEGVTARFNRNVLDVLNRELGADFPVDKFRHVAVWDRANSWIEMRLRAVEAMTVEVKRAELSLHLAEGEEIRTEISAKFDLGSFLAELEVAGFSRVTDWRDPMNRFALILVNAVPASI
- the egtC gene encoding ergothioneine biosynthesis protein EgtC yields the protein MCRHLAYLGPQVSVRDLLTEGEHSLLQQSFQPRDMRRGGVINADGYGAAWWDKSALHRYRSVTPIWADASGCETLSAVGGNAILAAVRSATIGMPVVETACAPFIYGPWAFSHNGFVAGWPDSLAEPARTLPVTDLMTLEAPTDSAVLWALLRHRCAKDASTGEWAAAVAELTNRTRESAPGSRLNFLLSNGSQIIATTCVHSLSVLLTDDVVLVASEPTTDDKGWRHVKDGQLIVAEPGRLRITPLNRQ
- the egtB gene encoding ergothioneine biosynthesis protein EgtB, whose amino-acid sequence is MTTEELRTDIAMVLDRARTRTSLLTEAVSDDELCAQHSPLMSPLVWDLAHIGNQEELWLVRDLGGREPVRKDIDELYDAFQHPRASRTQLPLLSPSEARGYVKSVRDKVLDVLDRTPLYGTPLSDHGFAFAMIAQHEQQHDETMLATHQLRRGSAALHAAPPPPKSAAVGGEAVVPAGPFEMGTSSDPWALDNERPAHRVHVDAFAIARAPVTNGEYIEFIGDGGYSRPALWSEAGWAHRKASDLTAPLFWRQDSAGVWWRRRFGLVEKVQFDEPVVHVSFHEAEAFARWAGKRLPTEAEWEKAARWDPATGRSRRYPWGDEAPSAERANLGQRHLQPAAVGAYPAGASPLGVHQLIGDVWEWTSTPFRGYPGFRYFPYAEYSEVFFGTDHRVLRGGSFGTDEVAVRGTFRNWDYPVRRQIFAGFRLARDAEQGENS
- a CDS encoding glutamate-cysteine ligase family protein produces the protein MHPGVVNSWIRSPDEAIRLISEHTITPAADFTVGAELEWLVVRNSLPAHRVSVGEISRALGVYAPNGNGRSAPFPCGSTLTLEPGGQVELSSAPAPSASAVIDALTTDSTVLRACLAHESLELVSAAADTVRAPRRILDAPRYRAMERAFDRHGPAGRVMMTNTAAAQVCVSAGTSMEDAAQRWSMLNEAGPALLAAFASSPRVAGGMPGRWESQRMRSWFALDPQRTALPAGCGATDEYARWALTVPLMCVRRNGDCWDAPPGLTLGDWIDTGGNSNELGMLPTLYPTADDVLYHLSTLFPPVRPRGYFEVRYLDQQPGSQWRAAVAVVSTLAQSASTVSACREIVAGTSHLWHEAARFGMRHPELRSTAEELLTLAASCAATPVLSDLISEYHGYKQRLSMATAPTVRTPQRGEL
- a CDS encoding HhH-GPD-type base excision DNA repair protein, with amino-acid sequence MVQLRLVGNADADALLSSDPLALLIGMLLDQQIPMETAFAGPKKLAERLATFDAATITAMDPDEFAALCAQPPAVHRFPGAMAKRIQALCQHLEENYDGKADAVWTQGSPDGREILKRLKTLPGYGDQKARIFLALLGKQLKIDATGWREAAGDYGQDGARRSIADVVDDQTLQEVRDFKRQMKAAKKK